One segment of Allorhodopirellula heiligendammensis DNA contains the following:
- a CDS encoding AAA family ATPase: MNPFSYGGVVGNGEFCNRVEELADLTETMKSSGRCFVYAERRMGKTSLVMRALEKLSRKDFIPVYVDLWPTDGSASFAATTARAMTTAAETNTTKLLELGKTLFGRLRPSVSLDDSGQPKVDFGIDGRTVSKTDLTEVLEAPAALAARSGKKVVMVFDEFQQIVEYENDLAERQLRSSIQHHKNVAYLFLGSRKHLLQSMFLDQSRPLYRSAMHYPIGPIQTKHWQPFITKRFSDNKKRFPRPLVAELCERTQGHPFYTQHLCHVLWSLIEPGGVVEAAHLDQAVSELLRRESHAYVTLWESLTKNEQRFLRGLASSETPPKPFSSDFTRQYGLRTASTAQRAAESLVAGDVIEREASSYVITDRFLRLWVSQLQS, from the coding sequence GTGAATCCCTTTTCTTACGGCGGCGTGGTTGGTAATGGCGAATTCTGCAACCGAGTGGAGGAGTTGGCTGACCTCACCGAAACGATGAAATCCAGCGGGCGGTGCTTTGTTTATGCGGAGCGGCGGATGGGCAAAACGTCACTCGTGATGCGGGCCCTCGAAAAGCTCTCGCGGAAAGACTTTATTCCCGTCTATGTGGATTTGTGGCCCACCGATGGTTCCGCATCATTCGCAGCCACCACGGCCCGCGCCATGACGACCGCTGCCGAGACGAACACCACGAAACTGTTGGAACTGGGGAAAACTCTATTCGGACGTCTACGTCCCAGCGTCTCGCTCGACGATTCCGGTCAACCGAAAGTCGATTTTGGCATCGATGGACGAACCGTATCCAAAACCGATCTGACGGAAGTCTTGGAGGCACCCGCAGCCTTAGCGGCTCGCAGCGGCAAGAAAGTTGTCATGGTTTTTGATGAGTTCCAGCAGATCGTCGAGTACGAAAACGACCTCGCCGAACGGCAACTCCGTAGTTCGATCCAGCATCACAAAAACGTGGCATACCTCTTTTTAGGTAGCCGCAAACATCTTTTGCAGTCGATGTTCTTGGACCAATCGCGGCCATTGTATCGATCAGCGATGCATTATCCGATCGGACCGATCCAAACGAAGCACTGGCAACCGTTCATCACCAAGCGCTTTAGCGATAACAAGAAGAGGTTTCCCAGGCCGCTCGTTGCCGAACTCTGCGAGCGCACACAAGGTCACCCGTTTTATACGCAGCATCTGTGTCACGTGCTGTGGTCTCTGATCGAACCAGGCGGAGTCGTTGAAGCGGCGCATCTCGACCAAGCCGTCAGCGAACTGCTGCGCCGGGAGAGCCACGCGTATGTCACGCTGTGGGAATCACTGACCAAGAACGAACAACGTTTCCTACGCGGGTTGGCCAGCAGCGAAACGCCTCCCAAGCCGTTCTCGTCCGATTTCACTCGCCAGTACGGTCTTCGCACCGCCTCCACAGCTCAACGGGCTGCGGAATCACTTGTGGCGGGTGACGTGATCGAGCGGGAAGCATCCTCCTACGTTATCACCGATCGCTTTCTGCGACTCTGGGTTAGCCAACTCCAATCGTGA
- a CDS encoding SpaA isopeptide-forming pilin-related protein → MTDQLRRKLQSHAQSTAKRRRSQASRDYRRRLHLEPLENRRLLAAGTDLANLTGLVYADFSGDGFTAGEQVAGASVTLYRDDGDGQFEPDSGDSQIATATTDADGRYTFARLTAGQYFVLQPAQDVDGESLQRTVSPAVTITTEQVAGRLIRTIDGFNGDTQSVFDETQDGVAVTSTAAAPEAIGGSRDLIVNKTSDIGSISLVVNDPASPDLLQVRSDGFGGGERQVIWDGAGDDPAVVNDDGLGSIDLTSGGDAAGLRLVIGADLPAGSAVVQLYTNDGVSGTLTLSSTATLNIPQTTTQPTSVEFLPFTEFSIAPGASGPADLTNIGAISFAVIADPNYDALADLIGTIGPTLIPVADFDNFTPIDLNLSKELTTADPNVNAPVTFRLTLVNEGANTATNAVVTDLLPAGITYSANQPSAGTSFAPDTGLWTIPSLAPGATATLDLTGMLISGAPQTNTAEVTAADQFDTDSTPDNSNPDEDDQASAVVTAASINLSLEKTVSDARPNVGDSISFTLTLTNSGIDDATNIVVQDTLPAGMTISASDPASGSYNPSNAQWAIPSLAAGQSTTLILSSTVAAAGSYTNVAEVIAADQFDTNSTPNNQDPDEDDQDQVSLQTQAADLSLAKTIVGQVSSIGDNVTFAITVNNEGPDPATNVSVREVLPAGLTYVSDDPTAGEYDPVSGIWTLADVPVGTPVTLNLVAEVTTMGTKTNTAEIMESDQFDPDSTPGNGSEGAAGEEDDIDSVMLTPVTIDLELEKTTSIDRPIPGETFTYSLAVTNTSTDGATGVMVTDVLPVGLIFQSATVDEIYSPDTGVWNVGSVPAGETRTLEITVLLDSSRPDQLAPISNTAEITAANEFDTDSTPGNHNPDEDDQSSVSVTPANADLALAKTVDNPVANVGDDVTFTITATNSGPDASGSFVVADPIPEGATFVDATTPDGSYDPETQLWTIDGLESSQTATLTLVLRATSSGAINNVAEIVSATLPDPDSTPGNGVDGEDDQAAASAQAEQVNLSLTKEIDNPTPRVGETFSYTITVSNSGPDTATNIVVVDTLPEQITLVGNAPESGTFVESTRTWTIASLAAGASTTLRLDGRIDSVTGLPADDPINTGLINTAEVMSVDQTDPNSTPGNGVESEDDQDSVSVRVPIADISLEKATLTPAPNIGETASFQIVVRNDGPDLATNLVIADMLPAGLTYVSNSPSDTDSDYDPDTGLWTIPALSVGQSISLQINADVTAAGTFTNTAELIAVDQDDSDSTPNNQLPDEDDQSSSSLSTPVIDLSLLKTTAPVRPVVGSEITFTLEVRNDGPDDATGVVVADTLPDGFQFVSSSHPITFSPATGLWNVGALANGESQTLEIRGNVIATDPFENLAEVVAADQFDSDSTPDNGFDNGEDDTARVSVTPASADLSLTKSINDATPNVGDDVIFTLTVRNDGPDTTNDIAVLDTLPPGLTNVRAETETGVYDSDDQIWRMDELTSGSTATLTLTATVDRAANDSPTPITRINYAEIVASSQFDPDSTPGNGSEDEDDNASVSFIPQLIDLALTKTSDTELANVGDTVEYVVTVSNDGPTEATGVVVSDPLPAGLSFVSATPSDGGTYNSQTGDWSIPLIPAGETRELIVRGMVAPDPSNVDAILADGIINIAEVVAADQPDRDSTPDNGPGEDDYQSVTVAISQANLSLTKTVDNATPDQNDIITFLVTVNNSGPDAATNIVVNDALPVGLADVQVTALTGSFDTSTNLWTINELDSGSSAVLQIRARVASPSIVTNVAEIIAADQLDPNSTPGNGDPSEDDMASVEVIPRVIDVSVTASAIPEVIELGDTVQLTVTVHNGSTSSTASPGDREISDATGVVVGVALPAGLTLLDASPGGVYDAATQQWQVGTVAADTSKQLTLTFRVDTQTVKTFDVEVLETNEFDIDSTAGNHDPDEDDQTSVTIRPPATLSKRLFLAR, encoded by the coding sequence ATGACGGACCAACTTCGACGGAAACTCCAATCCCACGCACAATCAACCGCGAAGCGGCGGCGCAGCCAGGCGAGCCGCGACTACCGTCGCCGTCTCCATTTGGAACCGCTCGAGAACCGGCGGTTGTTGGCTGCGGGCACGGACTTGGCAAATCTCACGGGGCTCGTTTATGCCGATTTCAGCGGTGATGGTTTCACGGCCGGCGAACAGGTTGCCGGGGCGTCGGTGACCCTATACCGCGACGATGGTGACGGGCAGTTCGAGCCCGATAGCGGTGACAGCCAAATCGCCACTGCCACGACCGATGCGGATGGCCGGTATACGTTCGCAAGGCTGACAGCGGGGCAATACTTTGTCCTGCAGCCCGCTCAAGATGTCGACGGTGAGTCGCTGCAGCGAACCGTCTCGCCGGCGGTCACGATTACAACCGAGCAGGTTGCTGGGCGATTGATCCGCACGATCGATGGATTCAATGGCGATACGCAGTCCGTCTTCGATGAAACTCAAGATGGCGTTGCGGTCACGTCAACTGCGGCGGCACCGGAGGCAATCGGAGGATCGCGAGATTTGATTGTCAACAAGACGAGCGACATCGGCTCGATCAGTTTGGTCGTCAATGACCCCGCGTCTCCGGATCTATTGCAGGTTCGCTCGGACGGTTTTGGTGGCGGCGAGCGGCAAGTGATCTGGGACGGTGCGGGCGATGATCCGGCTGTGGTGAACGACGATGGTCTCGGTTCGATCGATTTAACGAGCGGCGGCGATGCTGCTGGGTTGCGTCTGGTGATCGGCGCCGATTTGCCCGCCGGATCCGCTGTCGTGCAGCTCTATACCAACGACGGTGTCAGTGGCACGCTGACGCTCAGCAGCACCGCGACGCTCAATATTCCGCAAACGACCACGCAGCCGACCTCGGTAGAGTTCCTGCCGTTCACCGAGTTCTCGATTGCTCCGGGAGCGAGCGGTCCAGCTGACTTAACCAATATCGGTGCGATTTCATTCGCAGTCATTGCGGACCCCAACTATGACGCGCTGGCTGACTTGATTGGCACAATTGGACCGACTCTGATCCCGGTAGCTGACTTTGACAATTTCACACCAATCGATCTCAATTTGTCGAAGGAACTCACGACAGCGGATCCCAACGTCAACGCGCCGGTTACCTTCCGCTTAACGCTGGTCAATGAAGGCGCCAACACGGCCACGAACGCCGTTGTGACTGATTTGCTGCCTGCGGGAATCACGTACAGCGCAAATCAACCTTCGGCGGGGACTTCGTTTGCGCCAGACACAGGCCTCTGGACGATCCCCAGTCTAGCACCGGGCGCGACGGCGACGTTGGACCTGACCGGAATGTTGATCAGTGGTGCGCCGCAGACCAATACTGCTGAGGTTACAGCCGCCGACCAGTTCGATACCGATAGCACGCCGGACAATTCCAATCCTGATGAAGACGATCAAGCGTCCGCAGTCGTCACGGCGGCATCGATCAATCTGTCGCTCGAGAAGACGGTGTCTGACGCACGACCAAATGTCGGTGACTCGATTTCATTTACTCTGACCTTGACCAATTCAGGTATTGATGACGCTACGAACATTGTCGTTCAAGATACGCTGCCGGCAGGGATGACCATCTCGGCGAGCGATCCTGCCTCGGGATCCTACAATCCGAGCAATGCCCAGTGGGCGATCCCGTCCCTAGCGGCAGGCCAGTCGACGACGTTAATTTTGAGTTCGACGGTCGCAGCGGCAGGCAGTTATACCAACGTTGCTGAAGTCATCGCCGCCGATCAGTTTGACACCAACAGTACTCCGAATAACCAAGATCCCGACGAGGACGACCAAGATCAGGTCAGCTTGCAAACTCAAGCCGCGGATCTCTCGCTTGCAAAAACGATCGTCGGGCAAGTCTCCAGTATCGGCGACAACGTGACGTTCGCGATCACGGTCAACAACGAGGGTCCCGACCCTGCGACCAACGTGAGCGTCCGAGAAGTGCTGCCAGCGGGGCTGACATATGTATCCGACGATCCGACCGCGGGCGAATACGACCCGGTTAGCGGGATCTGGACACTTGCTGATGTGCCTGTCGGAACGCCCGTCACGCTCAATTTGGTCGCTGAAGTCACCACGATGGGGACCAAGACCAATACTGCGGAGATCATGGAGTCCGACCAGTTCGACCCGGATAGCACACCGGGCAATGGATCCGAGGGCGCCGCTGGCGAGGAAGACGACATCGATTCGGTCATGCTCACACCCGTCACCATCGATCTGGAGCTGGAGAAGACCACGTCGATCGACCGACCCATCCCCGGTGAAACGTTCACATATTCCCTCGCGGTTACCAACACCAGTACCGATGGCGCGACGGGCGTGATGGTTACCGACGTGCTTCCTGTTGGACTGATTTTTCAATCCGCAACCGTGGATGAAATTTACTCCCCCGACACGGGCGTTTGGAATGTCGGCAGTGTACCCGCGGGCGAAACGCGAACTCTCGAGATCACGGTATTGCTCGATTCGTCCCGCCCAGACCAGTTGGCTCCGATCAGCAACACTGCGGAGATCACAGCGGCCAACGAATTTGATACGGACAGTACACCGGGGAATCATAACCCAGACGAAGACGATCAATCGAGTGTCTCCGTCACCCCCGCCAACGCGGACCTGGCGCTGGCCAAAACGGTCGATAATCCCGTCGCCAACGTGGGCGACGATGTCACCTTCACGATCACGGCGACAAACTCCGGCCCCGACGCGTCGGGAAGTTTCGTCGTTGCCGATCCCATTCCCGAAGGGGCGACGTTTGTCGACGCGACCACACCCGACGGGTCCTACGATCCAGAAACCCAGCTCTGGACCATCGATGGTTTGGAGAGCTCTCAAACCGCGACCCTAACGCTCGTGCTCCGCGCAACATCCAGTGGCGCGATCAACAACGTGGCGGAAATTGTCTCGGCCACCCTGCCCGACCCCGACAGCACGCCTGGCAACGGCGTCGATGGTGAAGATGACCAAGCGGCGGCGTCAGCGCAGGCCGAGCAGGTCAACCTTTCGCTGACGAAGGAGATTGACAATCCTACACCGCGCGTGGGGGAAACCTTCAGCTACACCATCACGGTATCCAACAGCGGCCCCGACACAGCGACCAACATCGTGGTCGTCGATACCTTGCCAGAACAAATCACTCTGGTAGGTAACGCTCCTGAATCCGGCACGTTTGTCGAGAGCACCCGTACATGGACCATCGCTTCGCTCGCCGCTGGCGCATCGACGACGTTGCGTCTCGATGGGCGGATTGACTCGGTCACTGGGCTCCCTGCGGATGATCCGATCAATACCGGACTGATCAACACTGCGGAAGTGATGTCGGTCGACCAAACCGATCCCAACAGCACTCCTGGAAACGGTGTCGAGAGCGAAGATGACCAAGATTCTGTCAGCGTGCGAGTTCCGATCGCGGATATCTCCTTGGAGAAAGCCACACTCACACCGGCACCCAATATCGGTGAGACGGCCAGCTTTCAAATTGTCGTTCGCAATGATGGGCCGGATCTTGCAACCAACCTCGTCATCGCTGACATGCTGCCAGCCGGTTTGACGTATGTGTCGAACAGTCCGAGCGACACTGACAGCGACTACGATCCCGACACCGGACTCTGGACGATTCCCGCGCTCAGCGTGGGGCAAAGTATTTCGCTGCAGATCAATGCCGACGTCACCGCTGCGGGCACGTTCACCAATACAGCCGAGCTGATCGCTGTGGATCAAGATGACTCGGATTCGACCCCGAACAATCAACTGCCCGACGAAGATGATCAATCCAGCTCGTCCTTGTCCACGCCGGTAATCGATCTCTCACTATTGAAAACGACGGCACCCGTCCGCCCGGTTGTCGGTAGCGAGATTACGTTCACTCTCGAGGTGCGTAATGATGGCCCTGACGATGCCACTGGTGTCGTCGTCGCAGACACGTTGCCCGATGGGTTCCAGTTTGTATCGTCGAGCCACCCGATCACATTTTCACCCGCGACGGGCCTTTGGAATGTAGGCGCGCTCGCCAACGGTGAGTCGCAAACATTAGAAATTCGCGGCAATGTGATCGCGACTGATCCGTTTGAGAACCTCGCGGAAGTCGTCGCGGCAGACCAGTTCGATAGTGACAGCACGCCGGACAACGGTTTTGACAATGGCGAGGACGATACCGCACGTGTCAGCGTCACCCCGGCGAGCGCCGATTTGTCGCTCACGAAGAGCATCAATGACGCAACCCCCAATGTCGGCGACGATGTGATCTTCACGCTGACGGTTCGCAACGATGGTCCCGATACGACGAACGACATCGCTGTACTCGATACCCTTCCACCTGGATTGACGAACGTTCGTGCTGAAACAGAGACGGGCGTCTACGACTCCGATGATCAAATCTGGCGGATGGATGAATTAACCTCAGGCAGCACCGCTACACTGACCCTCACGGCCACGGTCGATCGCGCCGCCAATGACAGTCCGACGCCGATTACCCGCATCAACTACGCTGAGATTGTCGCGAGTTCCCAGTTCGATCCCGATAGCACTCCGGGCAATGGCAGCGAGGACGAAGACGATAACGCCTCGGTCTCCTTTATTCCGCAATTGATTGATCTTGCGTTGACCAAGACCAGCGATACAGAGCTCGCCAATGTAGGGGATACCGTCGAATACGTCGTCACCGTTAGCAACGATGGCCCTACTGAGGCGACGGGCGTTGTTGTCTCTGATCCCCTGCCCGCGGGTCTGAGTTTTGTTTCGGCCACTCCGTCGGACGGGGGAACGTACAACTCGCAAACAGGAGATTGGTCGATCCCGCTGATTCCTGCCGGTGAAACTCGCGAGCTGATCGTGCGGGGGATGGTTGCTCCCGACCCAAGCAATGTCGATGCGATTCTCGCTGATGGCATCATCAACATTGCTGAGGTTGTCGCTGCCGACCAACCCGATCGTGACAGCACACCGGACAACGGTCCTGGTGAGGATGATTATCAATCCGTCACGGTCGCGATCTCACAGGCCAATTTGTCGTTAACTAAGACCGTCGACAATGCCACGCCTGACCAGAACGACATCATCACATTCCTGGTCACGGTTAATAACTCCGGTCCGGATGCCGCGACCAATATTGTCGTCAATGATGCACTGCCCGTTGGTCTCGCCGACGTTCAGGTTACGGCCCTGACGGGAAGTTTTGACACGTCCACGAATCTGTGGACGATCAATGAACTTGATTCTGGTAGCTCGGCCGTGCTTCAAATCCGGGCCCGCGTGGCGTCACCGAGCATCGTAACGAATGTTGCGGAGATTATCGCCGCCGATCAGCTCGACCCAAACAGCACGCCCGGCAATGGTGACCCGAGTGAAGACGACATGGCAAGTGTCGAGGTCATCCCCCGCGTGATCGACGTCAGTGTCACCGCCTCGGCGATTCCCGAGGTGATCGAACTTGGCGACACGGTCCAACTGACCGTGACGGTGCATAACGGATCAACGTCGTCCACGGCTTCACCTGGCGATCGAGAGATTTCGGACGCGACAGGTGTTGTTGTCGGTGTGGCCCTACCTGCGGGGTTGACACTGCTCGACGCATCTCCAGGGGGCGTCTATGACGCGGCGACCCAGCAATGGCAAGTCGGCACAGTTGCCGCTGATACCAGCAAGCAGTTAACGCTCACGTTTCGCGTCGACACCCAAACGGTGAAAACGTTCGACGTGGAAGTCTTGGAAACCAACGAGTTCGACATCGATAGCACCGCAGGCAACCACGATCCCGATGAAGACGACCAAACGAGCGTCACGATTCGTCCGCCAGCGACGCTGTCGAAACGATTGTTCCTCGCCCGCTAA
- a CDS encoding group I truncated hemoglobin, translated as MAETEQELLERLGGPVAVADLVKELYERVLADPFLAPFFENISMDRLQRMQYEFLVAALDGPVSYSGAELTAVHQGRGITDQHFAKFCGHFADALEAKGVASTDVNLVLSRLSMAKDKVVGTTNTDG; from the coding sequence ATGGCTGAGACAGAACAAGAACTTCTGGAGCGACTCGGTGGGCCGGTCGCAGTCGCCGACCTCGTGAAGGAACTGTATGAACGCGTCTTGGCGGATCCTTTTTTGGCACCGTTCTTCGAGAATATTTCGATGGACCGGTTGCAGAGGATGCAGTATGAGTTTTTGGTAGCAGCCCTGGATGGACCCGTGTCGTACTCGGGTGCTGAGCTGACGGCCGTCCACCAAGGACGTGGGATCACCGACCAGCACTTTGCGAAATTCTGCGGTCATTTTGCCGACGCTCTCGAAGCCAAGGGCGTTGCCAGCACTGATGTTAACTTGGTTTTGTCACGGCTCTCCATGGCCAAGGACAAAGTTGTGGGAACCACGAATACGGACGGTTGA
- a CDS encoding Bax inhibitor-1/YccA family protein produces the protein MSYDQSNPYSVHSMNQAVDVGLGLDEARVGFIRRTYAHLTVAILGLIAIETVLFSVVPAATMEAMVARMLGGMGWLLVLGAFMVVSWVARTWANSDTSKPMQYLGLSLYVVAQAVILLPMLYLCIRVLGDPSLPIKAGAITATCFLGLTAFVFLTGADLSSWGKYLAIAGFVAMGVIVVGILFGFSLGLFFSAAMVALASGYILYDTSNIIHQYRTDQYVAASLALFASVVLLFWYVLRILMSFSSND, from the coding sequence ATGTCATACGATCAATCAAATCCGTATTCCGTTCACAGTATGAATCAGGCTGTCGATGTGGGACTTGGGCTCGACGAGGCCCGGGTGGGTTTTATCCGTCGGACTTATGCACACTTGACTGTCGCGATTCTGGGTTTGATCGCGATCGAAACGGTCCTGTTTTCCGTTGTTCCCGCTGCCACCATGGAGGCGATGGTGGCGAGGATGCTGGGTGGGATGGGATGGCTGTTGGTGCTCGGCGCGTTCATGGTGGTGTCCTGGGTCGCGCGGACGTGGGCCAATAGCGATACGTCGAAACCGATGCAGTACCTGGGACTGAGCCTGTACGTGGTCGCCCAAGCGGTGATTTTGCTGCCGATGCTCTATCTTTGCATCCGCGTCCTCGGTGACCCCAGTTTGCCGATCAAGGCCGGCGCGATCACCGCAACCTGCTTTCTGGGATTGACCGCATTTGTGTTCCTCACCGGTGCCGACTTGTCGAGCTGGGGCAAGTACTTAGCGATTGCGGGATTTGTCGCGATGGGCGTGATTGTTGTGGGAATCTTGTTCGGGTTCTCGCTGGGACTGTTCTTCAGTGCCGCGATGGTCGCACTGGCGTCAGGTTACATTCTCTACGATACATCCAACATCATCCATCAGTACCGCACCGACCAGTACGTGGCCGCATCGCTGGCACTGTTCGCATCCGTCGTACTACTGTTTTGGTACGTGCTGCGAATTTTGATGAGTTTTTCCAGCAACGATTGA
- a CDS encoding N-formylglutamate amidohydrolase → MNSKRALRFILSCEHGGNDVPQQYAGLFDSPGGRASLNSHRGYDPGAWAATRQIADYLSDRDLLFSDPVVATTTRLLVDLNRSTDNPSVWSKFTSDLPRSTRSEILQEFYQPHRQAVERLVERMVANNEIAIHLSVHSFTPRMRGQWRPLEMGLLFDPQRSSETAYCQVWSAKFADRMATTPRIRLCSNEPYAGTDDGLTTHLRRIFPDDVYCGIEIEINNRFHRRSPERQASIVARLCDAMPLDGALLGDQFK, encoded by the coding sequence GTGAATTCCAAACGCGCGTTGCGATTCATTCTCTCCTGCGAACATGGGGGCAACGATGTGCCTCAGCAGTACGCTGGCCTATTTGATTCACCTGGCGGCAGAGCTTCGCTGAATAGTCATCGGGGCTATGACCCAGGAGCCTGGGCCGCGACACGACAGATCGCGGACTACCTCAGCGACCGCGACCTGTTGTTTAGCGATCCAGTCGTCGCGACAACGACGCGATTGCTGGTGGATTTGAATCGTTCGACCGACAACCCGAGCGTATGGTCAAAGTTCACTTCGGACCTACCCCGGTCCACTCGATCTGAAATATTGCAAGAGTTTTATCAGCCGCATCGTCAGGCGGTAGAGCGTCTCGTCGAACGCATGGTCGCCAACAACGAAATCGCGATCCACCTATCCGTGCATTCCTTCACACCACGGATGCGCGGCCAGTGGCGACCGCTGGAGATGGGCCTGCTGTTCGATCCACAACGGTCGAGCGAGACGGCATATTGCCAGGTCTGGTCGGCGAAGTTCGCAGACCGGATGGCCACGACGCCACGAATTCGACTTTGCAGCAATGAGCCCTACGCGGGAACGGACGATGGTCTGACGACGCACCTCCGCCGCATCTTTCCGGACGACGTCTACTGCGGAATCGAGATCGAGATCAACAACCGATTCCACCGCAGATCACCCGAACGCCAAGCGAGCATCGTCGCCAGACTTTGTGACGCCATGCCATTGGATGGGGCGCTATTGGGCGACCAGTTTAAATAA
- a CDS encoding carboxylate-amine ligase produces the protein MNSIAASWNHLCDASKQTNKADETVTLEKIEMFEAFGIELEYMLVDQESLEVRPVADEVLARLSSIATAKANRADPSPVAIGDCSDVSLGNITWSNELAAHVIELKVSEPTANLRELSSNFESAIKDLRPILRSSGIRLLPTGMHPWMNPKTQTVLWQHENQAIYQAFDRVFNCETHGWSNVQSVHLNLPFANENEFARLHAAVRLVLPILPALSASSPVVDGALTGSLDSRLLHYAAHCHAVPSLTGNLIPEAVFDEATYRREIFSSIEHDICPHDQAGVFDVEFLNARGAIARFDRGSIEIRVMDVQEYPGADVAICAAVIALLKELVSEKHSSFLTQKSHTTAQLRQSFDRVCVDAENAMIDDAMYLHALGIESSASTAGDVWKTLLSRLRHSDNVVAGLFAPLEIIQQHGTLATRIARALGPAFTREDLQDVYHQLADCVEVWEPFQP, from the coding sequence ATGAACTCTATCGCCGCATCATGGAATCATTTGTGCGACGCATCGAAGCAAACAAACAAGGCGGATGAAACAGTGACTCTCGAAAAGATTGAAATGTTCGAGGCGTTTGGCATCGAACTCGAATACATGCTCGTCGATCAGGAATCCCTCGAGGTGCGACCGGTCGCCGATGAGGTGCTTGCGCGATTGTCGTCCATCGCGACGGCGAAAGCGAATCGTGCCGATCCATCTCCCGTCGCCATCGGCGATTGCAGCGATGTCTCGTTAGGCAACATCACGTGGTCCAATGAACTGGCAGCCCATGTGATCGAACTCAAAGTGAGTGAGCCGACGGCAAACCTGCGAGAGTTGTCATCGAATTTTGAATCGGCCATCAAGGACCTACGCCCCATCCTGCGTTCATCGGGCATCCGTTTACTGCCGACGGGAATGCACCCATGGATGAACCCAAAGACGCAAACGGTCTTGTGGCAGCATGAAAACCAGGCGATTTATCAAGCATTTGATCGCGTGTTCAATTGCGAAACTCACGGATGGTCGAACGTGCAAAGTGTGCACCTGAACCTACCCTTCGCGAACGAAAACGAGTTCGCTCGTTTGCACGCCGCCGTCCGATTGGTCCTACCGATTCTTCCCGCTCTATCGGCCAGCTCACCGGTGGTCGATGGTGCGTTGACGGGTAGCCTCGACTCCCGTCTGCTGCACTACGCCGCCCACTGCCACGCGGTGCCCTCGCTGACTGGCAATTTGATCCCCGAAGCGGTGTTCGACGAAGCAACCTACCGGCGTGAAATATTCTCCTCAATTGAACATGATATTTGCCCCCATGACCAAGCGGGTGTTTTTGATGTTGAGTTCCTTAACGCTCGAGGCGCTATCGCAAGATTCGATCGCGGTTCGATTGAAATTCGTGTCATGGATGTGCAAGAGTATCCAGGTGCGGACGTGGCCATCTGCGCCGCCGTCATTGCCTTGCTGAAAGAATTGGTGAGTGAAAAACACTCATCGTTTCTGACTCAGAAATCCCACACGACCGCTCAACTTCGCCAAAGCTTTGACCGTGTTTGCGTTGACGCCGAAAATGCGATGATTGACGATGCCATGTATCTCCACGCGTTGGGAATCGAATCCTCAGCGAGCACGGCCGGCGACGTTTGGAAAACGCTACTTTCGCGGCTGCGGCACAGCGACAATGTCGTGGCGGGGCTCTTTGCTCCCTTGGAAATCATCCAACAACATGGAACTCTAGCAACGCGAATCGCCCGCGCGCTCGGTCCTGCCTTCACACGAGAAGACCTGCAAGACGTCTACCACCAATTGGCCGATTGCGTCGAAGTTTGGGAACCATTTCAACCGTGA